In Desulfovibrio sp. Fe33, the genomic window TTGAGCTCGTCAAGACCGACGATGTAGCTCATCAGCACAATCTCCGCCAGGGCGAGGCCGAGGATGCAGAGGTTGTTGACGAAGTGGTCGACGATATCGAGGATGAGCAGTCCGCCGCCCGTGGTGAAGACCAGGGTGAGGACGTAGCCCAGCAGGCAGACCATGGAAGCGGTCCGCTTGCGGCTCATGCCGAACTTGTCGATGAAGGACGAGCTGACGGCCTCGACGATGGAGATGTGCGAGCTCACTCCAGCCATGGTCAGGCAGAGGAAGAAGAGGGTGCCGACGAACACCGGCGCGGGCATGGTGTTGATGGCCGCGGGGATGGTGATGAAGGCGAGCCCGACGCCGGCTCCGGCCACTTCGGAGATGTCCTGGCCGGTGGCGTGGGCCATGTTGCCGAGCACGGAGAAGATCATCACGCCCGCCAACAGGGAGAAGCCGCAGTTGATGAACACGGTCATGGCCGCGTTGTTGCTGATGTCCGACTCCTTGGGCAGGTAGCTGGAGTAGGCCAGCATGATGGAGAAGCCGATGGACAGGGAGAAGAATATCTGGCCGTAGGCGTCAGCCCAGACCGAGAAGTCGGCCAGCTTGGAGAAGTCGGGGTGGAAAAGGTAGTTCAGCCCCGAGATGGCGCCGGGCAGGTTGATGACACGGGCGATGAGCACGATCACGAGCAGGAAGAGCAAGGGAATCAGAATCTTGCACGCCCGCTCAATGCCCTTGCGTACGCCCGAGGTGATGGCCAGCCAGGTGATGCCCCAGGCCAGGGTGCAGGCTGCGAGGATGGGCCACTGGATGGAGCCCAGATGCAGCGGAGAATCGGTCAGGCCCAGGTAGTCGCCGAAGAAGAACGCCTTGGGATCGCTGCCCCAGGAAACGTCCAGGGCGAAGACGGTGTAGTTGATGGTCCAGCCGATGACCGCCACGTAGTAGATGGAGATGACAAGGGCGACCATGACCTGCATCCAGCCGAGCCATTCCCATTTTTCACCCAGGGCACGGAAAACCTTGGGTGCGGAACCTCGATACTTCTGGCCCATGCCGAACTCGAGGATCATGAAGGGAATGCCCGCGGTGAGCAGGGCGAAAATGTAGGGGATGAGAAAGGCGCCGCCGCCGTTCTCGTAAGCCATGTAGGGGAAACGCCAAATGTTCCCCAGTCCGATAGCGGACCCGACCGCGGCCAGCACGAAACCGGCGCGGGAGCCCCACTGTTCACGTTGAGACATAGTTCACCTGCGATTTTTTAGCGTACGCCGCACAGCCGCGTGCGGCTTCCGTGTAGCGGAAGGGTGCCCCCCCAGAACCCGGATGGAGAAAAAGAGAACGGGACGGCCCTTGCAGGCGTCCCTCACCCTTTGTCCGCGAACGGATTGTTGTATAAAAGCGGTATGTCTGTATGACAAATTAACTCGGCTGTCTACTTTCAACAGGGGGTTTTGCCGGGGAAAATTCGATTTTTGCGGGTAAAAAGGGAAGTTTTCATGGTTTTTTCGGGTGAAAAACCGAAAAAAACGCTTTCAAGACTCCCGCGCGGGCCGAAAATCGGCTTTTGGGCCCGCGCAGGCGGTCTCCTAGAATGTCAGGATGGTGTAGCCCTTGTCCATGTAGGCGGCCATGGACGGATGGCCGGACATGTCGTCGAGCAGGGGCATCCCGGAAGCCTTCACCGCGTCGAGTACGCCCAGTTTGGACGAGCACGCCTTGCACGCGCCCGCCACGAGTCCCGCCTGCCTGGCCTTTTGATAGAGCGCGTGGAACGGGTTTTCCGGTTTTTCCAGCTCGGGCACGAGCTTCACCGCCGCGCCCTCGAAGACGATGATCGCCTCCTTGTCCCTGTCCTTCATGTCCAGCGCGTTGAGCAGGACGTGGACGAAACACATCAGTTCGCCGTTGAACGCATAAAGACAATACATGGTCGCTCCTTGTTTTGCCGGGTCCCCCCGAAAAGGGACCAATATTATTAACTTCCCGCTTTCGCGCCAGGACGCCGCAGAGCGAAAAATCCCGCGCCGAAGGCGCTTACAAGGGATGCAAGGGGGCGAACCCTTGCCCGCCGGAGGCGAAATCATCGACTATCGCCGCGAAGCGGCTTTCAACGCCTGATTCCCTCTTCAGGGAGTCAGGGGTAGTTCTGAAAAAAACAGGCCCTCCGACGGTAGCCGGAGGGCCGATGTATGGTCAAATTCGATTTAGTCGAAGGCCATGGAGACTTTCCACTCCTGCCAGACCTTGCCCACCAGGGCCGGGCCGGGATTGAGTACCGGTTTGCCCGGCCTCCAGCCGGAAGGCGTGGCCTTGGTGCCCTTGGATTCGCGCACCAGTTGGAACGCCTGAATCTGGCGCAGGGTTTCATTGACGTTGCGGCCTACGGGCGGGGTCAGGACTTCGAAGGCCTGTACCACGCCGTCGGGATCGATGAGGAAGCGGCCGCGCACGTCGACGCCGCCCGCGTTATCGTAAACGCCGTACTGGGTGCCCACCGCGCCGCCGCCGTCGGACAGCATGGGGAAGGGAACCTTGCCTCGGGTAATCATCTTGGAAAGTTCGTGGTCCACCCACATTTTGTGCACGAACATGGAATCGGTGGACATGGACAGGACCTGGACGCCCAGCTTCTCGAATTCTTCGTTCTTTTCCGCGACCGCGGAAATCTCGGTCGCTCAAACGAACGTGAAGTCACCGGGATAGAAGCACAGGACGACCCACTGTCCGAGATATTCCGAGAGGGTGACGGAACCGAACAGGCCGTCGATGTAGGCGGGGGCGGTAAAATCTGGGGCCTTCTGGCCGACGCGGATCATGGAGCCTCCTTCTGGTTTGGCGGTTGGAGTCGGGGCCTGCTCCTCGGGCTGAGAGGGGGCCGCCACCTTGGGGGCGGGACGCTCGCACGAGGGATCTTTGATTTCAGGCATGATTGTCTCCTTTGTTTTTGGCAATTGATCAGCCTTTTCAAATCGACAAAACTGATAATAGGTACTGCTATGAAGATATCAAGCTATTTTTGAACATATGCCTAATTGTCGCAATGAGAGGCGAGGATCGGGAGAGGGGCGGCCGTCGGCCGCCGGAGAAACGGAGTGGACTCAGCGGACGCCGCGTTTAATCAGGAAATCGGAGTATTGGGAGTCTGTTCCCTTCATGTGTTCCGTGGTCCAGTCGCGCAGGAATTCATAGACCGTCAGGTCCAGGCAGGAGGCGTTCCGCTCGTGCTCTCCGATGAGTTCGTGGACCTTGGTCGTCAGAACCTGGTGTTCGTATTGATGTTCGGCGAACAGGTCCTCGGGGTAGCCGTGTTCGAGCAGGAGCTGCTCTTCGTGGCCGAAATGATAGGTCGTGTAGTCGGCCAGTTCGTTCAGCACATCGCCCATGACGGTTTTTCCAACGTCATCCATGATGGCCTGGAATAGCTTGTCGGTCAGGGCGATGAGCCGTTTGTGTTGCTCATCGATGGAGGGGACGCCCACGGAGAGCGATTCATACCAGTCCAGTCGGTGATTATCCGTCCGCATGTGCAATTTCCTCTTGAAAAGGGGATGAAATCAAATCCGCAGCGTTGTCACGTTGTGTCAGTGTGGATGCCGGTCGGGATGTATGGTGGAGTTGAGAATAGTTTGTGAAGAGGCGAAGAGGCAAGTGTTGCCGGCAAAAAAAAGGAGCTCCCCCCATCCTTGAGAGGAAAATCAGGCGTTGAAAGCCGCTTCGCGGCGATAGTCGATGATTTCGTCTCCGGCGGGCAAGGGCTCGCACCCTTGCATCCCATGTTTGCGTCTTCGGCGCGGGATTTTTCGCTCTGCGGCGCCCTGGCGTGAAAGCGGGGAGTTGAAAAAAAGCCCCGGGAAATCCCGGGGCTTGATTCTTCTGGTCGGAGTGGAGGGATTTGAACCCCCGGCATCCTGCTCCCAAAGCAGGCGCGCTACCAGTCTGCGCCACACTCCGTCTATCGGTTTGAGGACTTCATCTCGCCCGGACGAAGCCGTGCGTAGCGGGGCGGACGGCGGTCAGGAACCGTTTCGCATCCGGCCGGGGCGGTCCTCAACCGTCCGTCCGGACTCGCGCTGTTGCGCGCGACCCCCCGCGAGGGTGAGCATACCTACTGAAAAAGTGGGCCGTTTGCAAGTCGGTCAGCCCAAATCGACTCCGTGGATGCGCTGTCAGCAGTCCGAGCACCTGCCGTCGCGGATGCCCCGCACGCGGGCCGAGAATCCGGAACGGTTGATGAGCTCCCTGCCGCAGCCGGGGCAGACGGTGTCCTGTTTGTTGGAGCCGGGCATGTTTCCGATGTAGACGTATTGAAGCCCCTTGGCCTTGCCCATGTCGTAGGCGGTTTCCAGCGAGTTGCCGGAGGTCGGCGGGGCGTCGGTCATCTTGTAGTCGGGGTGGAACCGGGAGATGTGCCACGGCGTGTCGGTGCCGATTTCGCGGGCGAGGAAGTCCGTCAGCCGGTCCAGTTCGCCGGGCGAATCGTTTTTGCCGGGGATGAGCAGGGTGGTCACTTCAAGCCACCAGCCGAGCTCGTGCTTGATTTGCTTCAGGTTGTCGAGCACGGGCTGGAGCCGGGCTCCGGAGATGGCCTCGTAGAACGTTTCAGTGAAGCATTTGAGGTCCACGTTGATGGCGTCGATGTCCGGGCCGAGGGCGTCCAGGCATTCGCGGCTCATGAAGCCGTTGGAGACCATGATGTTCTTGAGTCCCCGTTCATGGGCCAGCCGGGCCGTGTCCTGCATCAGCTCGAAGAAGATGGTCGGCTCGGAGTAGGTATAGGAGATGGACGCGGCTTCGAGCCGGATGGCTTCCGCGACCAGGTCCTCGGGGGACATCTCCCGGCCCAGGATGGGACTGCCCGTGCGCGGCGGCTGGGACAGGGACCAGTTCTGGCAGAAGGTGCAGGACAGGTTGCAGCCCATGGTGGCGAAGGAGAAGGTCATGGAGCCGGGCAGGAAATGGTAGAGGGGCTTTTTTTCGACCGGGTCGAGATTCAGTGCGGCGACCTTGCCGTAGTTCAGGGAGAACAGGACGCCCTCCCTGTTCTCCCGCACACCGCACCGGCCTCGCCCGCCGGGCCTGATGGCGCAAAAATGGTTGCACAGCCTGCATTGGACCGCGCCGTCCTTGAGAGACTTCCACAGTCTGGCCTCGATCATGGCGTCACCTCCGGATTCACTTCTTCGGGGCAGTCTTGTCCCCGAGGTCGGGCCTTTCGTCGCGGGGCCAGGATACGTCGGGGTCGACGGCGATGATGACCTTGTCGTACCAGTCCGTCTCTTCCGTCTTCGGCTGGTGCGAGTCGATGGTCGAGTCGCCCGCCTCGTTGACGCCGAAGGTCGTCACTGGCTGTTCGCCCTCCACGGGCCGCGTGCCGAAGGTGTTGTCCTGGCGGTTCTTGGCCGTGTCCTCGTTCTTGAATTTGCTTTGGGCGGCTCCCGGAGCGGGCGTCAAAAGAGCAAGGGCCAGGGTCAGGACGGCCGGGACGATGAAAAGGCGCATGGTTTCCTCCACGGCTAACGGTACTGTCACATTCATATATAATAGACACGGGATGCGGCCTTGGCAATGCAAATGGAAAGCCGTCCACTTGTTGCTTGAACTTGGTCCGCCTTCCATCTATAAGCGACCAAAGCCAACCGAGGAGAGACTCATGAGCGACAGCGCCAAACGATCCCAGGCCTACACCGCTGCTGGTGTGGACATCGAGGCGGGCAACGAATTCGTCCGCCGTATCAAGGACATGGTAAAGTCCACTTTCACGCCCGGCGTAGCCACGGACATCGGCGGCTTCGGCGGCCTGTTCAAGCCCGAAATCTCGGGCATGGAAGCCCCCATGCTCGTTGCCGGAACCGACGGGGTGGGCACCAAGCTCAAGATAGCCTTCATGTTCGACAAGCACGACACCGTGGGCATCGATCTGGTGGCCATGTCCGTCAACGACGTGCTCGTTCAGGGCGCGACCCCGCTTTTCTTTTTGGATTACTTCGCCACAGGCAAGCTGGAGCCCGGCGTGGCCGCCGAAGTGGTCTCCGGCGTGTGTGAAGGGTGCCGTCAGTCCGCCTGCGCCCTGCTCGGCGGCGAGACCGCCGAGATGCCCGGCTTCTACCCCGACGGCGAGTACGACCTTTCCGGTTTCGCCGTGGGCATGGTCGACACTCCGAAGCTCGTCACCGGCAAGGAGATCACGCCCGGCGACGTGCTCATCGGGCTGGCGTCCTCCGGCGTGCATTCCAACGGCTGGTCCCTGGTCCGCAAGCTCCTCGGCGAGTCCGGGCTGGACAAGGACGATATCTTTCCCGGTACGGAAAGGACCGTGGCCGAGGTGCTCATCGAGCCTACCCGAATCTACGTCAAGCCGGTTCTCGAACTCATGGAGTCCCTGCCCATCAAGGGTATGGTCCATGTCACCGGCGGCGGTTTCTACGACAACGTGCCCCGCATCCTTCCCGAGGATGTGGCCGCCACGGTGCAGTTCGGCTCCTGGGCCATGCTTCCGGTATTCGATTGGATCAAGAACCAGGGAGACCTTTCCTGGCCTGAAATGCTTCAGATTTTCAACTGCGGGATCGGCTACATCCTTATTGTCGACCCGGCGCACGCCGACGAGGCCCTCGAGAAACTCGACGCCCGCGACGACGTCGAAGCGTACCGCATCGGCGAGATCACCAAACGCCAGGACGCCTCCGAACAGGTCGAAGTCGTTTTCCCGTAGGGATATTCCCATTGCCAAAAAAAGGCCGCTCCTGATGGAGCGGCCTTTTTTCGTTTCCGGCCCGCCGGTTGTCCCGGCGACGGAAACCGTCCCTAGCCACGGTACGGATTGAAATAGCCGTAGTCGATCCAGGGGAGAGCCTTTTTGAGCCGTTTCCTGAAGTTGTTGAAACCCATGGAGGGAGAACGTCCGAAGGGAGCCATGAGCTTGAGATAGAGCTCTGGGTCGAGGTTGAGATTACGCAGCTGGATGAAGTCGTAGCGGCACGCCTCGCCCAGTTCGACCAGCGCGTCGAACTCTTCCTCGGTATCGGTGACGCCGGGGAAGAACAGCAGGTTGAGGGAGACGAACAGGCCGACATCGTGGGCCTTGCAGATGGTTTCGCGCACGTCGTCGAAGGAATAGCCGCGCGGCCGGTAGTACGCCTCGTAGGGGCCTTTGCGCGCCGAGTTGAGGCTGACCCTGATGGAGTTGACCCCTGCGACTTTGAGGGCGGGCATGGCCTGGTGGCGGGAACCGTTGGTGTTGACGTTGACCGTGCCGGTGCCGCCTTCGCTCCGGTATTGGGACACAGCCTCGCAGATGAGTTCGGCTTCGAGCAGAGGCTCTCCCTCGCATCCCTGGCCAAAGGAAAATATGGGGCGGCGTTCCCGCGACTCGTGGCGGCGCATGATCTGAACGATCTCATCGGCCGTGGGGCGGAACGCGATGCGGCATTGCGGGGAGGGGAAACCGGAATCCTCGGGCTGGTGCGAAATGCAGCCCACGCATTCGGCGTTGCAGGCCTGGGAAGTGGGCAGGGGGCATTCGAAGCGTCCAAGGGACAGGTTCTTGGCCGCCGGGCAGCCGCTGGTCAGGGCGCAGCCCGCCAGATGGTTGACCAGGCGGTTCTCGGGCATCTCGGCCAGGAGCTGATGCGCTCCGGCCTCGATGCGGTCGGGCGGAATATGGGTGAACACCTGCCGTTTGTCCTCGTCCACCTGCTTGGCGCAGACCCAGAAACGGCCGTTGGCATAACCGATGGCCGCGTAGGAAAGCAGGGGCAGGATCGGGGCGTCGTCGTCGGACTCGTAAGCCGCTATCCCGGTGACGGTATGACCCGGACAGACGAAGGCCGCCACCGCCAGCTCCTCCATGACCTCGGCCTGGCCGTCTTCCTGGCTGTAGCCCATGGCATGGCGGCCGGGGAGCATGAAGAATTCTGATTCCTCGGGCAGGGGTATGATTTCGTCGGGCCTGGGCAGGCCGAATTCGTCGCCCCGCCGGACCATCAGCAAGAGGTCCGGGTGGTCGAAAATCTCGCCGTCCGCCGAGGCGAACAGCATACGCGGTTGTGGTTTGTTCTTGGATGACATAGTGGCGGCATTCTATGTGCAAACAATGGTTCGGGCAAGAATTGAATGCGGGTCGGGCCGTTTCGCCGCGCAAAAAACAGGTTTTGCCGTGTAATGCGATCTGGGCGTTCGGTATGGCCGATTTCCTGCAAAACGCTTGGATAATCTCCGGGAGGCGCGGCCGACGCAATCGGCCGCACATGCGAAAAGACCGGCTTCCTTGAGGGGAAACCGGTCTTGAGTGGACTGAATATCCGATTCTCGGCTTAACGCTTGGAGAACTGGAAGGAAGCGCGGGCGCCGCGGAGGCCGTACTTCTTACGCTCTTTCTTACGAGCGTCGCGGGTCAGCAGACCGGCGGGCTTGAGCACGGAGCGCAGTTCCGGATCCAGGTCGCAGAGGGCGCGGGCGATGCCGTGGCGCAGGGCCTCGGCCTGGCCGGACACGCCGCCGCCGGAGCAGTTGGCCTTGATGTCGAAGCGGTCGAGCATCTTGACCAGCTTCAGCGGCTGCTGGACAACCATCTGCAGGGTCTTGCGGGGGAAATAGTCCTCGAAGGGACGGCCGTTGACGGTGATCTGCCCGGTGCCGGCATAAAGGCGGGTGCGGGAGATCGCATTCTTACGTTTGCCAGTGGCGTAGGTGAAATCGCTCATGATTATCCCCGATTAGAAATCCAGAGGTTTGGGAGCCTGGGCCGCGTGCGGGTGCTCGGGACCGGCGTAGACCTTCAGCTTTTTCAGCTGCTGGGCGGCCAGTTTGTTCTTGGGCAGCATACCCTTGACGGCGGCGGTGATGACGTTCTCGGGCTTGATGTCCAGCATCTGGCGCAGGGTCTTCTGCTTCAGGCCGCCAGGATGGTTGGTGTGCTTGTAGTACATCTTGGCGTCCATCTTCTGGCCGGTGACTTTGATCTTATCGGCGTTGATGACCACCACGAAGTCGCCCATATCCATGTGGGGGGCGAACTCCGGCTTGTGCTTGCCGCGCAGACGGGTGGTGATCTCGGTGGCCAGTCGGCCCAGGATCTTGTCCGTGGCGTCGACGATGAACCATTCGCGGTTCGCGTCTTCCGGCTTCGGGCTATATGTCTTCATAAAAATGCTCCTTGCAGATTCTCAAGAAGGGGACCTTTACGGGCATCCTGCCCGCCTGTCAACCCATTTCAATATATATGAGTGGTCACGCGATCAGACCGCCTGGCCAGGAAGAACGGGTTGTAACGGGGTGTTCTTCAAAGCCGGTGGGCAGACCGGGAGAAGGTACTTACCTGAAAACCGAGTCGGCCACAAGCTTTTTGTTTGCGCGAATCAACTCGACGTATTTCGGTGCGTCCGCTCGATATGATTGATGAAATATTGTATTGAACGCCATTCCCGCCCCAAAAAAGTGACCAATATATTTAACTCCCCGTTCCCGCGCCGGACCGCCGCAGAGCGAAAAAGCCCGCGCCGAAGGCGCAAACATGGGATGCAAGGGTGCGAGCTCTTGCCCGCCGGAGGCGAAATCACCCGATTATCGCCGCGAAGCGGGTTTCAACTCCTGATTTCTCCCCCCTTTTTTTAAGGAGTAAAAAACAGCTCCCAAGCAAAGTGACCAATATATTTAACTCCCCGTTCCCGTGCCGGACTACCGCGGAGCGAAAAAGCCCGCGCCGAAGGCGCAAACATGGGATGCAAGGGTGCGAGCCCTTGCCCGCCGGAGGCGAAATCATCCGACTATCGCCGCGAAGCGGCTTTCAACCCCTGACTTTCCTCCTTTAAAGAGTAAGGAGCAGCTCCCCTCAAAAGAAAAGGCCCCCAGGCGGGAAAACTCGCCGGAGGCCTTTGGATTCGATTTTGCAGATTGCCTTACGCGGAGACCAGCTCCTTGAGCTTGGCCAGGGCGTTAGCGACGCCTGCCGGATTGGAGCCGCCTGCGCGGGCCAGGTCCGGACGGCCTCCGCCGCCTCCGCCGACTTCGCCCGCCACGGGCTTGATGAGATCGCCCGCCTTGAAGCGGTCGTGCAGGTCCTTGGTCACGGCCAGGGCCACGGAAACTTTGCCGTCCTCGTGAGGCGAGACCAGGCAGATGATGCCGGAAGGCAGCTTGGAGCGCAGGGCGTCCATCTGTTCGAGCATGACGCCCATGTTCGGGGCCTCCACTTCGACAGCCAGGACCTTGACGCCGTTGATCTCCTCGATCTCGCTCATCATGTCGCGGCCCGCGCCGGAGGCGAGCTTGCTCTGGAGGGTCTTCATTTCCCTGTGCATGTCCTTGACCTGCTGCTGGAGGTCCTTGACCTTCCGGGCCAGGTCGGAGGGTTGCGCCTTGAGCATGGCACCGGCCTCGGAAACGGCTTCGCGGCGCTCGTTGAGCCAGGCAACGGCGTTGTGGCCGGTGGCGGCTTCGATGCGCCGGATACCCGCAGCGACGCCGGATTCGGAGGTGATGACGAAGGAACCGGCGATGCCGGTGTTGTCCAGATGGGTGCCGCCGCAGAATTCCATGGAAACACCCGGCACTTCGATGACCGAGACCGTGTCGCCGTACTTTTCGCCGAACAGGGCGGTCGCGCCCTTGGCCTGGGCGGCTTCGATGGACATGACCTCGCGGGTCACGGGGATGGCGTCGAAGATGGCCTTGTTGACCAGGGTTTCAACTTCGTGGATTTCCTCGGGGGAAAGGCCCTTGATGTGGGTGAAGTCGAAGCGCAGCCGGTCCGGTCCCACCAGTGAGCCAGCCTGCTTGGCGTGGTCGCCCAGCACCTTATGCAGGGCGGCGTGGAGCAGGTGGGTGGTGGTGTGGTTGCGCATGGTCGCCAGGCGCTGCGTGCGGTCCACGTTGAGGAAGGCGGAGTCGCCCGGCTTGAGGACGCCTTCCGTGACGTTGATCTTGTGGGCGGTCAGATTCTTGGACGGCTTGACCGTGTCGAGGACGTCGGCCTTGCCGTTCTTGGCCGCGATGGCACCGGTGTCGCCCACCTGTCCGCCGGACTCGCCGTAGAACGGTGTGACCTTTGCCACCATCCAGCCGGACTCGCCGTCATTGAGCGCGTCCACGACCACGCCTTCGGGGGTCAGGAGGTAGGCGATCTCGGACTGGTCGGCCATGGTCTCGTAGCCGGAGAACTCGGAAGTCACATCCTGCTCGAGCAGGGTCTGGAACACGGAGGCCACGTCCTTTTCGCCGGACCCTTTCCAGGCGGCCTTGGAACGCTGCTTCTGCTCCTGCATGAATTTGTCGAACTCGGCCTCGTCCACGTCCATGGAGTGCTGTTCGGCCACGTCGCGGACGATGTCGATGGGGAAGCCGTAGGTGTCGTAGAGCTTGAAGGTGGTCTCGCCGGGAACGACGGTCGCATTGGCCTTCTTCAGTTCGGCCAGCTCCTCCTCAAGCATTTCGAGGCCCTTGTCCAGGGTCTTGGCGAAGGACTCCTCCTCGCCCCGGACGACCTCAACCATGAAGTTGCGGGTCTCTTCCAATTCCTTGTAGTGGCCGCCCATGTCGTCGATGACCTTGGAGGCCGTCTTCCACAGGAAGGAGCCCTCCAGGCCCATGAGTTTGCCGAAACGGTAGGCGCGGCGGATGAGGCGGCGCAGGATGTAGCCCCGGCCCTCGTTGGACGGCAGGACCTGGTCCGGAATGAGGAAGGCGATGGCCCGGGAGTGGTCGGCGATGACCTGCAAGGCCGTGTCGATTTCCTCGGACTGGCGGTATTTCACGCCCGCAAGCTCGGCCGTGTAGCTGATGATGGACTGGAAGAGGTCGGTCTCGTAGTTGGAGTGCACGCCCTGGACCACGGCGGCGATGCGCTCAAGGCCCATGCCGGTGTCGATGGAGGGGCGGGGCAGGTCGGTCCGGGTGCCGTCCTCGGCCTGATCGTACTGCATGAAGACCAGGTTCCAGATTTCAAGGAACCTGTCGCAGTCGCATTTGCCGATACCGCAGTTCGGGCCGCAGCCCACTTCCTCGCCCTGGTCGTAGTGGACCTCGGAGCAGGGGCCGCAGGGGCCGGTGTCGCCCATGGACCAGAAGTTGTCCTTCTCGCCCAGGCGGTAAATGCGGTCGGTCGGAACTCCGGCGACCTTCTGCCACAGCTCTCCGGCCTCGTCGTCATCCTTGTAGATGGTGATGTAGAGGCGGTTCTTGTCGAGCTTGAGCTCCTCGGTCAGGAACTCCCAGCAGAACCGGATGGCGTCTTCCTTGAAGTAGTCGCCGAAGGAGAAGTTGCCGAGCATCTCGAAAAAGGTGTGGTGGCGGGCCGTGCGGCCCACGTTTTCCAGGTCGTTGTGCTTGCCGCCCACGCGGAGACACTTCTGGGACGTGGTGGCGCGGATGTAGTCGCGCTTTTCCTGGCCCAGGAAGAGCTTCTTGAAT contains:
- the rpsI gene encoding 30S ribosomal protein S9, coding for MSDFTYATGKRKNAISRTRLYAGTGQITVNGRPFEDYFPRKTLQMVVQQPLKLVKMLDRFDIKANCSGGGVSGQAEALRHGIARALCDLDPELRSVLKPAGLLTRDARKKERKKYGLRGARASFQFSKR
- a CDS encoding sodium-dependent transporter, whose translation is MSQREQWGSRAGFVLAAVGSAIGLGNIWRFPYMAYENGGGAFLIPYIFALLTAGIPFMILEFGMGQKYRGSAPKVFRALGEKWEWLGWMQVMVALVISIYYVAVIGWTINYTVFALDVSWGSDPKAFFFGDYLGLTDSPLHLGSIQWPILAACTLAWGITWLAITSGVRKGIERACKILIPLLFLLVIVLIARVINLPGAISGLNYLFHPDFSKLADFSVWADAYGQIFFSLSIGFSIMLAYSSYLPKESDISNNAAMTVFINCGFSLLAGVMIFSVLGNMAHATGQDISEVAGAGVGLAFITIPAAINTMPAPVFVGTLFFLCLTMAGVSSHISIVEAVSSSFIDKFGMSRKRTASMVCLLGYVLTLVFTTGGGLLILDIVDHFVNNLCILGLALAEIVLMSYIVGLDELNAHVNAVSDFQVGTAWKLCLKLVTVAVLGYSFVMNVITDLGTPYGGYSEQDLLILGWSLLPVTFVLALGLTKRPAAFGFARQH
- the prxU gene encoding thioredoxin-dependent peroxiredoxin (Most members of this family contain a selenocysteine.), which gives rise to MPEIKDPSCERPAPKVAAPSQPEEQAPTPTAKPEGGSMIRVGQKAPDFTAPAYIDGLFGSVTLSEYLGQWVVLCFYPGDFTFVUATEISAVAEKNEEFEKLGVQVLSMSTDSMFVHKMWVDHELSKMITRGKVPFPMLSDGGGAVGTQYGVYDNAGGVDVRGRFLIDPDGVVQAFEVLTPPVGRNVNETLRQIQAFQLVRESKGTKATPSGWRPGKPVLNPGPALVGKVWQEWKVSMAFD
- a CDS encoding DsrE family protein; translated protein: MYCLYAFNGELMCFVHVLLNALDMKDRDKEAIIVFEGAAVKLVPELEKPENPFHALYQKARQAGLVAGACKACSSKLGVLDAVKASGMPLLDDMSGHPSMAAYMDKGYTILTF
- a CDS encoding bacteriohemerythrin, whose protein sequence is MRTDNHRLDWYESLSVGVPSIDEQHKRLIALTDKLFQAIMDDVGKTVMGDVLNELADYTTYHFGHEEQLLLEHGYPEDLFAEHQYEHQVLTTKVHELIGEHERNASCLDLTVYEFLRDWTTEHMKGTDSQYSDFLIKRGVR
- a CDS encoding radical SAM protein, with amino-acid sequence MSSKNKPQPRMLFASADGEIFDHPDLLLMVRRGDEFGLPRPDEIIPLPEESEFFMLPGRHAMGYSQEDGQAEVMEELAVAAFVCPGHTVTGIAAYESDDDAPILPLLSYAAIGYANGRFWVCAKQVDEDKRQVFTHIPPDRIEAGAHQLLAEMPENRLVNHLAGCALTSGCPAAKNLSLGRFECPLPTSQACNAECVGCISHQPEDSGFPSPQCRIAFRPTADEIVQIMRRHESRERRPIFSFGQGCEGEPLLEAELICEAVSQYRSEGGTGTVNVNTNGSRHQAMPALKVAGVNSIRVSLNSARKGPYEAYYRPRGYSFDDVRETICKAHDVGLFVSLNLLFFPGVTDTEEEFDALVELGEACRYDFIQLRNLNLDPELYLKLMAPFGRSPSMGFNNFRKRLKKALPWIDYGYFNPYRG
- the amrS gene encoding AmmeMemoRadiSam system radical SAM enzyme; translated protein: MIEARLWKSLKDGAVQCRLCNHFCAIRPGGRGRCGVRENREGVLFSLNYGKVAALNLDPVEKKPLYHFLPGSMTFSFATMGCNLSCTFCQNWSLSQPPRTGSPILGREMSPEDLVAEAIRLEAASISYTYSEPTIFFELMQDTARLAHERGLKNIMVSNGFMSRECLDALGPDIDAINVDLKCFTETFYEAISGARLQPVLDNLKQIKHELGWWLEVTTLLIPGKNDSPGELDRLTDFLAREIGTDTPWHISRFHPDYKMTDAPPTSGNSLETAYDMGKAKGLQYVYIGNMPGSNKQDTVCPGCGRELINRSGFSARVRGIRDGRCSDC
- the rplM gene encoding 50S ribosomal protein L13 — its product is MKTYSPKPEDANREWFIVDATDKILGRLATEITTRLRGKHKPEFAPHMDMGDFVVVINADKIKVTGQKMDAKMYYKHTNHPGGLKQKTLRQMLDIKPENVITAAVKGMLPKNKLAAQQLKKLKVYAGPEHPHAAQAPKPLDF
- the purM gene encoding phosphoribosylformylglycinamidine cyclo-ligase yields the protein MSDSAKRSQAYTAAGVDIEAGNEFVRRIKDMVKSTFTPGVATDIGGFGGLFKPEISGMEAPMLVAGTDGVGTKLKIAFMFDKHDTVGIDLVAMSVNDVLVQGATPLFFLDYFATGKLEPGVAAEVVSGVCEGCRQSACALLGGETAEMPGFYPDGEYDLSGFAVGMVDTPKLVTGKEITPGDVLIGLASSGVHSNGWSLVRKLLGESGLDKDDIFPGTERTVAEVLIEPTRIYVKPVLELMESLPIKGMVHVTGGGFYDNVPRILPEDVAATVQFGSWAMLPVFDWIKNQGDLSWPEMLQIFNCGIGYILIVDPAHADEALEKLDARDDVEAYRIGEITKRQDASEQVEVVFP